AAGGCGCAGTTCATCTGGTCGGTGATGATCATCAAATCGCCGGCCTGGTAAGAGGGGTTCAAAGCGCCGCTGGCGGTGGTGACGATCAGGGTTCTAGCTCCCAAACTCGCCAACAGATGCACAGGATACGTCACTTGCTCCAGGGTGTAGCCCTCGTAATAATGGAGGCGACCCTGTACGCCGATAAGGGGTGTGTCTGCCAACTTGCCGATGAACCAGCGGCCATGGTGGCCTGGGACGGTTGAACGCGGGTAGTGCGGAATATCGGCGGTGTTGAGGATGACCGGATCACGGATGGCGTCGGCAAACCGGCCCATGCCGGAACCCATGATGACGGCGATGGAGGGGACGACGCCCACCCCCCTGGTCTGGAGATAGGCAACGGACTCGAAAATTTTGTGTTTAAGCAAAAGGGTCATGGCTTTTCAGTGGCCTGTTCAAGGGGCGCCCGATGAGGGCGGTGTTTAGGATTTTTTCATATCCTCACCGGTGTCCGAGGGTTCTTCATACACTTTATGGCAAAACCGGCAGCGCGCCTCATAGATGTCTGCAGCACCGACCACCACCCGTTTTGAATCATGGCTCAGCCGCTGCGTTCGGTTGGCTGGATTGCCGCATTTAACGCAGATGGCCAACGTCTTGTGGATATCCTCAGCCACTGCAAGCAGCTGCGGAATCGGTTCGAACGGTTTGCCGGTGTAATCCTGGTCCAGACCGGCGACGATCACCCGTTTGCCGGAATTGGCCAGCTGCTGACATACATCCACCAGATCGAGACCGAAAAATTGCGCCTCATCGATGCCGATCACCGCAGCGTCGCCGGCTTTTTCCAGGATCTCGCGGGCCGAGCTCACGGCTATGGAGGGCAGCTTGAGAGAACTGTGTGAAACGATATGCTCGACGGAATAACGGTCATCGATGGCCGGCTTAAAGATGGCGGTCTTTAATTTGGCGATCTCGGCGCGCTTGAGCCGGCGGATCAATTCTTCGGTTTTTCCGCTGAACATACTGCCGCAAATCACCTCGATCCAGCCAATCCCTTTGGCGATGGTATTCAGCATAACAGTCCTTCCTGGCCACACGGGTTAGGCGTGCAGCTTGGTTAATATTTTATTGATCGTCAACGCGCTATCTTCTTCACCTGAGACCACCAGATCGGCATGCATCCGGCTGGGGAACACATAGCGCAGGTACATGGGGCGCACGGTAGCCAGATATTGGTCGATGACCGATTGCACAGAGCGGCCCCGGCTGGTGGTGTCGCGTTGCAGCCGCCGGATGAAACAGAGGTCCATGGAGGTGTCGACGAAGATTTTCAGATCCAGCAACGGCAACAGCTCAGCCACGGCCAGGAGTAGGATGCCATCCAGGATGATCCAATCGGAGGGCGACACCCGCACGGTTTGATTCATGCGATTGTGCGTGGTGAAATCGTACAAAGGATGTTCGACGCTGTAGCCGTCGCCGAGCGCCTGCAACTGGCGGATGAGAAGAGAAAATTCTATGGCCTTTGGATCGTCATAGTTGATCCCTTGTCGTTGTTCGAACGTCAGGTCGGAGCGATCGCGATAATAATAGTCCTGCGAAAGCAGCAGCGGCCGGCGATCGTGCAGCGCTGCGACCAGCCGCTCCGCCAGAAAAGTCTTGCCTGAACCAGAGCCACCGGCAACAGCGATAATAAAGGGCTTCCGTCTCATCGTAAAAATCCTTCGTCGAATGCATGCGGCAACAGCTCTCGGAGTGTAAAGATCTGATGTTCATCCTCTGCAGCGAGGATGACTTTGATGTTGCTAGCGTAATCCCACAACAGCTGGCGGCAGGCGCCGCAGGGCGGGCACAACGGCGGGTTGGGTGTGGCGATGGCAAGGGCCTTAAATTCTGTGACGCCCTCAGAGAGCGCCTTGGCCAGCGCCACGCGCTCTGCACACAGGGTGAGTCCATAGGAGCTGGATTCGATATTGCAGCCGGTAAAGATCGATCCGTCTTTGGCCAGCAGGGCTGCGCCCACGGGAAATCCGGAATAAGCGACCTGAGCCCGGAGGATCGCCTGCTTGGCGTGAGCCATGAGAAGGGCATAGCGGGACAAAAGCGTCTCCCCAAAAAAAATCCAAGTCGAAGCGACTTGGATTTAAGGTAAGAAAATAACCGATTAAAGCAAATGATTTATTACAGGGTGGCTGAGGTTGCCCGAAGGAGCTCAGAAGGGCAGGTCGTCCACATCCGCTGGCAGGGGTTCGCTGAAATTCGCTTCCCCGACAGGCGGCGGCGGTTCATGGCTGACCGGCTCGCGATCGCCTTTGGTCTCGAGGAACTGAATCGAATCCGCCTGGACCTCCGTGGCATAACGCTTGTTGCCGTCTTTGTCGTTCCAGGAACGGGTCACCAGTTTGCCCTCCACATAGATGCGGTGTCCCTTTTTGCAGTACTGGCCCACCAGCTCGGCCTGCTTGCGCCACACCACCACACGATTCCATTCGGTCTGCTCCTGCATTTTACCGTCCTGGTCCTTGTAAGAGGTGTTGGTTGCCACGCTCAGAGTGACCACCGCCGCTCCGGAAGGGGTGTATTTCACCTCTGGATCCTGGCCAAGCCGGCCGATGAGCATGACTTTGTTCAAGGTGCCTTTACTGTCGTACGCCATGACACACCTCCATCTGAGATAATTGGTTGAAAGGAGCAGTGACCCTAAGTTCAGTCTACAAAGAAATATCAAATTTGTCAAGCGTTATTTGGCGAAGCATCGGATTCTGAATGCTGAACTTGGAAAAGTGTTTTATATGAACGGAAAGTTATGTAAATTTATCGTTAAATGAAATAATTTTTGGAAAAAGCTATGAATGGGTACCGGTTTGATCTTATCCCCTTGGCGGAGATCGCAGCAGAGGATAAAACCTTTCGTGTTGCGCTGGATCCGCCGGATGCGTCTCTGCGCGCCAGTGTGGCGGCATATGGGCTGCTGCAGCCGTTGCGGCTGCAACCGCGCGCCGACGGCCGCTACCGGCTGATCTCCGGATTCAAGCGTTTTCAGCTGGTGCGTGAACTGGGCTGGGATCAAGTGCCGGCCCTGGTGGTGAGCGAACGACAGTGCGATCTGGATCTTTTTAGTGCAAGCCTGCAAGAACGGCTGGCTGACCATAGACCGTTAAGCCCTCTCGAAATCGCGGAAGTGCTGTCCAAGCTGCGTGCTGTTTTTTCTCTCTCCGAGGAGAGCATAGTCCGTGATTTTATGCCGTCTCTGGGGCTCGGTAGAAACCGCGCCTGGCTCGATCGCTATCTGCCCCTCATTGGGCTGGATGAACGCAGCAAAAACGAGCTGCTGACCGATGGATGGTCCTTAGAATTCGTCTTTGCTCTTCCAGGGCTGGCCGCTGAAGAACGTCATCATCTGCTGGATCTCTTCAAGAGCTTGCGTTTGGGCAAGAACAAACAGAGTGAAATGTATTCGCTGATCCGCGATGTCTGCCAAATGCAGGGGCGGTCCATGGGGGCGTTGCTGCAGCAGCCGGAATTCGCCGGAATTCTCGCCGGGGCTGAGCTCACTATTACCCAAAAGGCCGAGCGCTGCAAGGAGGCCCTCATGCGGCTGCGCTATCCCCGGTTCAGCCGCGCCCAGCAAGCTTTTCACGACTTGTTGAAAGAGGCCGGGGTGCCGCCGGCGGTGCGGATTTCACCATCCCCCTTTTTTCACAGCGAAGAGGTTTCGATCGCCATTTCGTTCAAGAACGAAAAAGAGTTTCGCCACTGCCTGGGCGAACTACAGCGGCTGGACGCAGAGGGGGTGATTGAAAAACTGGTTCAACTGCCATAATGCATTTTCCGTCGCAAAAAAATTTTTCTCCTGACCGGTTGATCATCGAGACATCGGTCGCCCGAGCGCCGTTGGTGGCCCGTATTCGACAGCGCCTGCCGCAGGTCTCTACCGAGTTCGTTCATGATATCGAACAGCTTCGAGGAGACTGCGACCTGGGCGCCGCCCTGTTGCTGGCCCGTCAGCGCGGACCGTTTTTACGCTACTGTCCCGGAACGCCCAGACATATCTGTTGTTTGTATCAGAATCTGGATGTGGCCGCCGGCTGCGATATGAACTGCACCTACTGCATTCTTCAGGGCTATCTCAACACACCGGGTAAAACCCTGTACGTCAACACCGGTGATCTGTTCCAGGAGCTGGACCAAGCGCGTTTACAAAGGACGAACCAGTTTTTCCGTATCGGTACCGGCGAATTGTCCGACAGCCTGACCTTTGAGCATCTGACCGGTTTTTCCGGGGATCTGGTGGAATATTTCAGCCGTTGGCAAAATGCGATCATCGAGCTCAAGTCCAAGAACGTTCATATTGATAATCTGGCGGCGCTTCAGCATAACCGGCGGACGGTGGTCTCCTGGTCGGTGAATGCGGAGCCGATATGCCGGAGCGAAGAAAGCGGAGCGCCGACGTTGACGGATCGTTTGCGGGCTGCGGCTCAGGTGCAGGAGATGGGCTATTGGTTGGGTTTTCACTTTGATCCGATGATTTGGTTTGAAGGCTGGGAGGATTATTATCATGAAACCGTGGCGCGCATCTTTGAATTCGCCCGGCCGGAAAACATCGCCTGGATCAGTCTGGGCGCTCTGCGCTATCCCGCGGCCATGGATGAAGTGATTCGGGAGCGACATCCGCAATCCCGCATCGTCCTTGGTGAGCTTTTACCCGGCCCGGATAAGAAACGGCGATATTTTAAAACCCTGCGCATCGAACTTTTCCGTCGGATGTATGAATGGATCCGCGCCTATGGGTACGACAACGGCGTCTATCTCTGTATGGAGAGTGACGAGGTGTGGCGCAAAGCCTTCGGCTGGTCGCCGGGCAGCAGTGCGGCATTGAAAAAGCTGCTCGATGATCGCGTACGGGTACGTTGAAAGTCAAGAAAAAATCCTTTGTGCAAAAACATGAAATCAACGAGGACACATGATCACTGAAATCATCTCGCGATACGCAGTTAAAATTTTGGAAGCGATGGGGTATTGGGGCGCGGGTCTGCTGATGGCGTTGGAGAGCATGATTGCGCCGCTCCCCAGTGAGGCGGTTATGCCTTTTGTAGGTTTTCTGGTGGCAGACGGTAAGTGGAACCTATGGGCGTCCGTTCTGTCCACTTCTCTCGGCTCTCTCAGCGGATCTTTGATCTCGTATTATTTGGGCTATTACGGCGGCAAACCGCTGGTGCTTAAGGTGGGCAAGTATCTGCTGCTGGATCGTCATGATCTGGAGATGACGGAAACATTTTTCAACAAACGCAGCGGCGTATGGACGCTGTTTATCAGCCGGTTCATTCCGGTGATCCGTCATTTCATCTCCATCCCGGCAGGGATCGGCCGGATGCCGATCGGATCGTTTGTCATCGTCACGATCATCGGCGCGACCCTGTGGAACAGCTTTCTGCTTTATCTGGGCCTCAAGCTGCGTGAAAACTGGCACGTGGTGCAAAAATACTCGCATCAGATCGACATCGGCGTGGTCTTGTTTCTTGTCGTTCTGATGGGTTGGTTCATTCACTCCCGGCTGCAAAAACGCAAAGCGCGGCAGGGCTAGAAACGGATCGCTGCGCCGATTTGGATCAGGACCATATCCGTCTTGGACTGTTTGACGTCATAGAGGACTTTGCCGTTCTCCCGGTGAACCGAGCCCTTTTTTAAATAGCTGGCCTGTTCGCCGATCAAATATTTCGCCTGAAAATCCAGCGCCACCGATAGGGGGTGGTATTCTTGACCTTCGCGCGGCGTAGCCGTATAGACGTCCCACTGCATCCCGCCGCCGGCGCCATAATTTAAAGCGGTGTCGTCGAAATCGACTTTACTGGCGATCCGGTCGTTCTCATACCAGTCATCCGCGTTCTCAATCCTCGTCTCCGTATACAGATAATTCAAACCAGCGACCCCCTCCACATAGGGCCGTAGCCGGCCGGTGGGATTCTGCAGACGCAACACGAGCTGGGCCAGCACCATGGAATTATCGGTACTCACTTTTATGGTGAAATCCGGGAACTCGCTGCTGAGCGGCTGACGGCGCGAGTCCATGCCATAGACCAGAAACCCCGCGCTGACTCCGATGCTGAAGATACTGCGGGACGGTGAATAAAAAAAATCGCCCGTAAGACCAAAGCCGTCGTTGCCTGTGTTCTCTTTGAACTCGCCCTGCAACAAGCCTGAGGCCAGATGCAAGCTGCCCTGAAAGCGCGGCCGGCTGCTGGCGACCGTGGCCAAAGCCACGACGAGGAGGACGAAGAACTTTTGCATGCGGGGTTTCATCATTATTCTCTCCTGGTTAACGGTTATCACTTGAATGCGCGGTCACTCGATCATCGTGCAAGGAATGCCAAAGTTGCGGGTCATAATCGGCTCTACGCGACGGGCAGTCGGCTCGATGGCAAAGCCGGCATGACTGAAAATCGATGGTGGTGGGGAACAGGATGCCGGAAACGGATTTGTTCGGAATCATCAGACAAGAGTCGGTCAGGGTTACGCCGATGTGCGCGCGTACATCTCCCAACAGCTGGAACAATTTGTTTTGTTGTTCAAGGGGCCAGATTCCAGCGTCGCCGGAGCCAGGGCTCATGGAGGAGACGTGGCGCCATTTTGTTTTTTTTTTCAGATGGGTTTGCAGTTCGTTCAATGCGCTCTCCAGCGCTGCGGCTTTGATGTGATCCCAGAGGAAATCTTCCAGCGGATCGCCGTTGGCTACATGGACCTGATCTAATTCGGTTCCACAGGTGGCGACGAAAACAAACCCTCTTTCGATGCCTTTAAAGTTTTCCGCCAGCGCGCGGCTGTGGAAGGTGATGCCCTCAAAGGTGATCGCATCCGCTTGCCGCTTCTGCACGAAAACCGGCTTGTACAAGGCCTTGGGCTTGCCGTGCGTTTGCGCCAATTGAACCAATCCGGTGATCACCTGTGGATCCAACACACCCTCCGGCAGATGGGCTTTTTTCATCAAGCGGGCGGTGTTCAAAGTAAACGGTATGGAGGTCAGCAGGGTCATGGTTTTTCCTCAGACAGCCACAAAGTGACAGGTCC
The genomic region above belongs to bacterium and contains:
- a CDS encoding purine-nucleoside phosphorylase, which produces MTLLLKHKIFESVAYLQTRGVGVVPSIAVIMGSGMGRFADAIRDPVILNTADIPHYPRSTVPGHHGRWFIGKLADTPLIGVQGRLHYYEGYTLEQVTYPVHLLASLGARTLIVTTASGALNPSYQAGDLMIITDQMNCA
- a CDS encoding thymidine kinase; this encodes MNTIAKGIGWIEVICGSMFSGKTEELIRRLKRAEIAKLKTAIFKPAIDDRYSVEHIVSHSSLKLPSIAVSSAREILEKAGDAAVIGIDEAQFFGLDLVDVCQQLANSGKRVIVAGLDQDYTGKPFEPIPQLLAVAEDIHKTLAICVKCGNPANRTQRLSHDSKRVVVGAADIYEARCRFCHKVYEEPSDTGEDMKKS
- the udk gene encoding uridine kinase, which codes for MRRKPFIIAVAGGSGSGKTFLAERLVAALHDRRPLLLSQDYYYRDRSDLTFEQRQGINYDDPKAIEFSLLIRQLQALGDGYSVEHPLYDFTTHNRMNQTVRVSPSDWIILDGILLLAVAELLPLLDLKIFVDTSMDLCFIRRLQRDTTSRGRSVQSVIDQYLATVRPMYLRYVFPSRMHADLVVSGEEDSALTINKILTKLHA
- a CDS encoding cytidine deaminase; this encodes MAHAKQAILRAQVAYSGFPVGAALLAKDGSIFTGCNIESSSYGLTLCAERVALAKALSEGVTEFKALAIATPNPPLCPPCGACRQLLWDYASNIKVILAAEDEHQIFTLRELLPHAFDEGFLR
- a CDS encoding single-stranded DNA-binding protein gives rise to the protein MAYDSKGTLNKVMLIGRLGQDPEVKYTPSGAAVVTLSVATNTSYKDQDGKMQEQTEWNRVVVWRKQAELVGQYCKKGHRIYVEGKLVTRSWNDKDGNKRYATEVQADSIQFLETKGDREPVSHEPPPPVGEANFSEPLPADVDDLPF
- a CDS encoding ParB N-terminal domain-containing protein, which translates into the protein MEKAMNGYRFDLIPLAEIAAEDKTFRVALDPPDASLRASVAAYGLLQPLRLQPRADGRYRLISGFKRFQLVRELGWDQVPALVVSERQCDLDLFSASLQERLADHRPLSPLEIAEVLSKLRAVFSLSEESIVRDFMPSLGLGRNRAWLDRYLPLIGLDERSKNELLTDGWSLEFVFALPGLAAEERHHLLDLFKSLRLGKNKQSEMYSLIRDVCQMQGRSMGALLQQPEFAGILAGAELTITQKAERCKEALMRLRYPRFSRAQQAFHDLLKEAGVPPAVRISPSPFFHSEEVSIAISFKNEKEFRHCLGELQRLDAEGVIEKLVQLP
- a CDS encoding DNA photolyase, translating into MHFPSQKNFSPDRLIIETSVARAPLVARIRQRLPQVSTEFVHDIEQLRGDCDLGAALLLARQRGPFLRYCPGTPRHICCLYQNLDVAAGCDMNCTYCILQGYLNTPGKTLYVNTGDLFQELDQARLQRTNQFFRIGTGELSDSLTFEHLTGFSGDLVEYFSRWQNAIIELKSKNVHIDNLAALQHNRRTVVSWSVNAEPICRSEESGAPTLTDRLRAAAQVQEMGYWLGFHFDPMIWFEGWEDYYHETVARIFEFARPENIAWISLGALRYPAAMDEVIRERHPQSRIVLGELLPGPDKKRRYFKTLRIELFRRMYEWIRAYGYDNGVYLCMESDEVWRKAFGWSPGSSAALKKLLDDRVRVR
- a CDS encoding DedA family protein, giving the protein MITEIISRYAVKILEAMGYWGAGLLMALESMIAPLPSEAVMPFVGFLVADGKWNLWASVLSTSLGSLSGSLISYYLGYYGGKPLVLKVGKYLLLDRHDLEMTETFFNKRSGVWTLFISRFIPVIRHFISIPAGIGRMPIGSFVIVTIIGATLWNSFLLYLGLKLRENWHVVQKYSHQIDIGVVLFLVVLMGWFIHSRLQKRKARQG
- a CDS encoding methionine synthase is translated as MTLLTSIPFTLNTARLMKKAHLPEGVLDPQVITGLVQLAQTHGKPKALYKPVFVQKRQADAITFEGITFHSRALAENFKGIERGFVFVATCGTELDQVHVANGDPLEDFLWDHIKAAALESALNELQTHLKKKTKWRHVSSMSPGSGDAGIWPLEQQNKLFQLLGDVRAHIGVTLTDSCLMIPNKSVSGILFPTTIDFQSCRLCHRADCPSRRADYDPQLWHSLHDDRVTAHSSDNR